The Desulfococcus multivorans DNA window CAGAGAGCAGCTCGGAGATCTTTCGTGCGAAATCTTTTGGGTCTGGAAAGTCAGCCAGACGGCCGCCTTGTTCAATGATATACCGACCGGCTCCGGTAGTCTCATCAAAAGCCACTACGGGGATACCCGCCTCAGTGGCTTCAAGCACCACATTGGGAAAAGGATCTTCACGAGAGGGCAGCGCATATACTGAGGCGGCGGCATAATAAGCCATGGGCTCTCGGTCGAATCCGACAAACAGCACTTTTCCCTGAAGTTCGAGCGCATTGATGCGCGATTCAACCTTTTGCATCATTTCAGGTTCACCGTGCCCTACCCAGATAAAAACGGCATTCGGATGCTTCGGCAATACCTGGGCAGCGATTTCGACGAAGAGATCTGCCCCTTTGCGAGCGTCGGCGTAGGCAATGCTCAAGACGATTTGACTATCTTTCGGCAGGCGGTGTTTTTGAAGTATTTCTCGTCGGGCTTCGAGGCGTCGGTTCCTGTATGGGTTTCGTCGGAGCAGTCCCTGGTGGCGGATCAAGACCTTTTCGGGTTCAACCGGGGCGATCTCGCGGAAACGTTGATGTACCAGTTCCGCCGGGAAAACGATTTTGTCGGCGAGCCTGGAGATTGTATCGGCGTTGGTTTCCTGGTGCATGTCCCGGATTATTCCCGGTAGTTCGTGAATCAGGCTGAGAACCCGAAAGTCAAGATCTTTCAGCAAAGGGAGGATACTTCCGCTGACAACTGTGCTGGTTACGGCGTCGTGCATTCCCCCCGCCCGGAGCTCATACAGGAAGCTGTGCACTGCTTTCGGGCCTGCAAGTTCGGCATTCAGTGTTTGTCCGATGCGGCTGAATTCATCGAGCAACCTGCCGCCTTTAAGTGCCAGAACGGCGACCCTGAATCCATCGATCCTGAGCTGTCGGGCGAGTGACAGAAGAAGGAACTGCGCACCATGGGGGTGGGCGTCGTGGGTAACGAGCAGGATAGCGTCATTTCGAGTTTCAGCCCCTTCGGTGAGAGCATCCCGGGTGGCCTGCAGATATGCGTAGCCGTATCGGGCATCAGGCTCCAAATGAGCGCCTTCCGCCCATTCATTCCAAGCGTTGACGAATATCAATCGTTCATCATCTGCGGCACTTTGAAGTACGGTATCTTGGATAGCGTTTTCCAGCCAGGCCCGGTAAAGTTTCGGTGTGTTGTTGATAAAGACGGTGCTGCGGTTATTCCGGCGCGCCGTGTTGTCCCATCCTGGGCAAACACTACGAAAGATCTTGTAGCCGGGATGCTGGTATTTTTTGCTGCGTTCTACGAAAACCTGCCAATCATAGATAGTGCATCCAAAGTTTTTGTCGATCGGGGTGACGCTGCCTGTAACATCAGGTGGTGCAGAATTGTTCGGTGGGAACTCGACGGCGGCATCGAAGCCGTATTTTGAAGGATCGACCTTTTCAAAGGATTGCGTGTAAGCGAGAAAGAGATCTCCAATGCCGTTTTGGGTACACCAATTTCGCCAGCGTTGGGCCGTTTTCTTTGCCGACGGAAGGAGACTGGGGCGATAGACCAGCAGTAGCGGTTTGCCGTTGATCCGAATGTAGCGGGGATCTTTCATGTAGCGGGCGACATGTTGGATAAAGGCGAGGTCGTCTTCCGGTGAGTGCTGTTGCGCAATAAGAATTTCATTTTCCAATCCATCCCATCGGCGAGTCCAGTTCTCGTTGGCCCAGCAGAGACAAAAGGGCAGGTCGAACCTTTTGTTTGCCAGATAGTTTTTTATGGGCGTTTCAAGCAGACGTTTACCGCCGAACCAATAGAAGTAGAAGCAGAAACCGCCAATGCCATACAACTTGGCCAACTCGACCTGACGATGCTGAACAGCAGCATCGAGCAGGTTGTAATATCCCAATTCACCCGGTACATGCGGCTGATGATGGCCGACAAATTGGGGCTTGGCCGGCTTGACATTGGCCCACTCCGTAAAGCCTTTACCCCACCATTCATCATTTTCCGGAATGGAATGAAATTGCGGCAGATAAAAGCATATCAGCTTGACGGATTTGCTCCTTGGCGGCGAGGCTGTAAGCATTGGGACATAATCGCTGCTTATGTTGTCCTTATAACAGGACCGACCCTGCCCAGACATCGAAGTAATTTGCGGTATAGCCGTGTTTAAAATTCCGTCGTTGAGATTCTGCCAGCGACGATAAGCCTCGGTTCGTCTGAAGAGGAATGGTAACCTCTTGAAAATCGAATTCTTGAATTTTTGCTTGCCTTGAGGGGGCAGCAAAGGACTTTCCCAACCCCAATGGGCAATTCTGGAGAGTTTGGTTCGAAAAAACGGATATGGACGCGTCATCAAATTTTTGCGGAAAAAGCGCAAGGATGAAGTGAGGCGCCAGGAATTACTGTTTAAAATGACGGCTAACTGTCGGTTGACCTGTTCCAGTTTTTCCCGTTCAGTTCTTGCCTGATTGCGGCTCTGTTCCAATTGAATGCCTAACTTGCGGGTTTTTTCTCGTTCAGTCTCATATTGTTTTTCCAGACAATCTCGCTGTCCGGTAATTTGTAATAATTTTCGGCTCAAATCTTCCGTATTGGATTTTTCTTTAGCGGTATTGGATTTCTCTTTAGAAAGAGTGTCGGTAAGTTTTTCGATTTTCTCAGTGCGTTCGGCGATATTCTGATAAAAACCAATGATTCGGTCTTCAAGGATGTTAACGTAGCCGAAAGCCGGTGCGTAATCATGCAGGCGTTGCCGGATTCCGAAGAATTTTTCCTGAATAACGGGATCGTCAAAGGTCATTTCCCCATTTGCCAGGTTTAAAGCCAGTTCATAAGCTCGGGAAACGTCTTTCGGCAATTTGGGGTCAAGTTCCAGATCTTTGATCTGAAAATGCGTATGGCGCAGTTTGGCTTCCAGAAAATCTTTGGCAAACTCTTTCAATGCGGTTAAATTTTCTGCGGGAGGATCAAGATTCAGCACATCAGCGATGCGCTGGAGTTCCGTCTGCGGACTTTCCAAGAAAATATCGTAATCCACCATGACCCTTGGGCTGCCGCTACTATCTAAAACTGCTGAGACAACATGTTCCAGCCAAAGAAAATAGCTTTTCTCCGGTTCAATCCGGTTCCTTTTACTGAGAGACCGGGCTACGCTGATGGGGTTGCGTACGGCAATGACGTATCGAGGGGTACATCCCACCGCTTTGAAGATGTTTTTCCAGAAAGGCAGAAGCCGCGAAACGCGGGGATCCTTGAAACCGAATCGCGCTGTATTTAAGAACTTCGTCCGCAGGACTTCGACCGCTTCGAGCTTCAATGACCCGGCTGCATCAGCATGATTCAGGGTCTCCAGAACTTCGGGTGTAAGACCGAGTCTATCATAGGCAGAGCCTAAATGCTCAAGCAGGCTTTCATTTATGCGCAGGCAATCTTTGTCTTCCCAGAATCCTTTGGGATTGTCTTCTCCCGGAGGATGAAGATTGTTACCCAGTTCGACGCCGAGAAGAGAAATCCCTCGAGTGATGGTGCTCGTACCGCTCCGGTGCATGCCCAATACAACAACAATATTCTTTTTGGAATCTTTCATTTCAGTTTTTTGTTTCTCGTCGTGATGGATGAGATATCAAAATTGACGATTGCGGTGGCCTCCCGTTCTCTGTAAGGCTGGACTTTGAACATTACGGCATCAATGATTCGGTGCAGATAGGTTTTTTTCGAATCGACACCCGTCAGGCCTTGAATCCCCGAATTGAAAAAGTAGGTTCCCGGATTCAGTTGGCATCGGAACTTGAAGCTGACCTGAAATTCTTCCCCTGCCATGACGCTGTCAATGTGCTCAAAAAGACTCGGATGGAGTGCTCCGCCGATTTCTACGCCGCTGATGTTCTTGATCAGCATACCAAATTGTATGCGGCGTGCATTCTGGAAAAATTTAACTTGATAACAGTATCGATACTCCTGCATGGCGATCAGGATGTTCACCCGTTCTTCATCAAGGGTTTCGATGCGGGGATCAACAATAGCAGCGCCAAGTTGATCATAGTCGATCCGACTTTGAGATACCAACCCCTCAACGTACTGTGGCTGAATCTCCTTTTTTTCAGACGATGTGTCGGCAGTGGAATCGCTCGGAAAGTTATCGGGCGAAGCGATCGAAGCGGATTCTGCGGCTTTACGGATTTCCCGGTGCAGTTTTGATATATTTTCCGGGGGAGCGAAAATCAATTTGTGATAATGCGTTATGGTTTCTTTGGGTGGGCCGTCGTAAAGGAGTTCCCCGCTGTCGAGCAGAAGCGCGCGGTCGCAAAGCTCAATCACCATTGTCGCAGCGTGCGATACAAAAAGAATAGTCGTACCTCTTTCGCGGAGCGCCTCGATTCGGGCAAAACATTTTCTGCGAAAGGCTTCATCACCTACAGCCAGAGCTTCATCAACAACAAATATTTCCGGTTCCCGCGATACAGACACTGCGAAAGCGAGGCGCATAACCATGCCGCTGGAGTATGTTTTGACCGGTTGATGAATGAAATTCCCGATATCGGCAAACGATAGAATATCCGGCAATATCTGGTTGATGTGATGGTATGACATTCCCAGAATTTGACCGTAAAAAAATACGTTTTCCAACCCCGTAAACTGAGGATTGAATCCTGTGCCCAACTCCAGTAATGCCGCGATATTTCCACTTGTGTGGCAAACGCCGCTGGTCGGGGTGAGTGTTCCGCAGATGAGTTGCAACAATGTGGATTTACCTGAACCGTTGCGACCGACAATCCCCACGGTTTCGCCGCGACGAACCTCGAAGGATATATTTCGTAACGCCCAGAAATCTCTGTAATACTGTTTCGGGCGCATTCGAACTACCCGTTGAAAACGGGGCATGATGAACTGCTTCAGGCGGGCACTTGGTGCCTTGTAGATCTGGTAACACTTGCTGAGGTGAGTTGCACGGATTGCAATATCTTTCAGATCCGGCGTCAAGTCCTGTTCGTTAAAAGCTGTTTCTGAAAGGGGCTCATCTCCCCTACCAAGGGAAATATCTTTTTTTGAAAAAAGCGAAACAAAAGGGCTATACGACATCGGCAAAACCCTTGCGTGTTTTTTGAAACCAGGCGAATCCGACCCAGGCGAATGCCACGGCGCCTATCACATAAAGACCCAGACCGATCCAGTTGGGTTGGTGCCCATAGAGAAGCACTTCTCTCACCTGTTCAATGATAAATGCAAGCGGGTTGAGTCGGATCCAAGGTTGTAAGTTTTCTGGAAGGGCGGTGACAGGATAAAATACTGCCGAGAGAAAAAGCATTGCAGTGGTGAAAATACCGATCGGCTGTCCCACATCACGGAGGAATGCGCCCAGAGAAGCCAGCATCCAGCTAAAACCCGATACTACAATAATCAGCGGGAAAAGCACCAAAGGCGTCAATAGGACGGTCCAATGAAGAAAACCATTGAACATCAGAAAGACGAACAGGAGGACAAAAAGGCTGACCAAGGTTTGAAAAAGGGCTGTTCCTATGGCGACAATCGGAAGGATTTCCAGAGGGAAGACAACTTTTTTGACGTAGTTGACGTTGCTCAGGATTAATGTTGGAGATCGGTTGATCACCTCTGCAAACAATCCATGTACGATCAATCCGGCAAAAAGCACAACTGCAAACTGAATCTGGCTTTCTTCCCCTTGAGAGCCCCAGCGAGCTTTGAATACCACTGAAAAAACAAAGGTATAGACCACCAACATAATCAACGGGTTGAGGAAGGTCCATAGCAGGCCCATAACCGACTCTTTGTAGCGACCCAATACTTCCCGCCGGGTCATTTGAAAAATCAGCTTGCGATTATCCCGCAAACTTCTCACCAATGCATAAAGCGTAGCAGATTGTGCTGCATGAGGGTTCACACAAATACCTCGGCCTGTTTCAGAGGGACTCCCGCTTTGTCTTTGGATGAAAGCGTCGGTGGGGTTTCAATGGGCCACCGGATGTCGATTTCAGGATCGTTCCAGGCGATGCAGCGCTCGAATTCAGCGGCGTAATAGTCCGTGGTTTTGTACAGGAAGTCCGCACTGTCGCTCAGCACCAGAAATCCGTGGGCGAAGCCGGACGGGATCCAGAGTTGGCGATGATTGGATTCCGTGAGCTCCGTGCCGACCCATTGGCCGAAGAAGGGGGAGGACCTGCGGATGTCCACGGCGACGTCGAACACCGCCCCGGAGACGACCCGCACCAGTTTGCCCTGGGGCTGTCGGATCTGATAATGCAGTCCTCGCAGGACGCCTCGGCCGGATCGGCTGTGATTGTCCTGTACAAACGCGACCTCCAGGCCGGTGGCCTGCTGAAAGATTTTCTGGTTGAAACTTTCGAAAAAGAAGCCGCGTTCATCCCCGAATACCCGGGGTTCTATGATCAGAACTTCCCGGATGTCGGCGGCAGGG harbors:
- a CDS encoding glycoside hydrolase family 99-like domain-containing protein encodes the protein MKDSKKNIVVVLGMHRSGTSTITRGISLLGVELGNNLHPPGEDNPKGFWEDKDCLRINESLLEHLGSAYDRLGLTPEVLETLNHADAAGSLKLEAVEVLRTKFLNTARFGFKDPRVSRLLPFWKNIFKAVGCTPRYVIAVRNPISVARSLSKRNRIEPEKSYFLWLEHVVSAVLDSSGSPRVMVDYDIFLESPQTELQRIADVLNLDPPAENLTALKEFAKDFLEAKLRHTHFQIKDLELDPKLPKDVSRAYELALNLANGEMTFDDPVIQEKFFGIRQRLHDYAPAFGYVNILEDRIIGFYQNIAERTEKIEKLTDTLSKEKSNTAKEKSNTEDLSRKLLQITGQRDCLEKQYETEREKTRKLGIQLEQSRNQARTEREKLEQVNRQLAVILNSNSWRLTSSLRFFRKNLMTRPYPFFRTKLSRIAHWGWESPLLPPQGKQKFKNSIFKRLPFLFRRTEAYRRWQNLNDGILNTAIPQITSMSGQGRSCYKDNISSDYVPMLTASPPRSKSVKLICFYLPQFHSIPENDEWWGKGFTEWANVKPAKPQFVGHHQPHVPGELGYYNLLDAAVQHRQVELAKLYGIGGFCFYFYWFGGKRLLETPIKNYLANKRFDLPFCLCWANENWTRRWDGLENEILIAQQHSPEDDLAFIQHVARYMKDPRYIRINGKPLLLVYRPSLLPSAKKTAQRWRNWCTQNGIGDLFLAYTQSFEKVDPSKYGFDAAVEFPPNNSAPPDVTGSVTPIDKNFGCTIYDWQVFVERSKKYQHPGYKIFRSVCPGWDNTARRNNRSTVFINNTPKLYRAWLENAIQDTVLQSAADDERLIFVNAWNEWAEGAHLEPDARYGYAYLQATRDALTEGAETRNDAILLVTHDAHPHGAQFLLLSLARQLRIDGFRVAVLALKGGRLLDEFSRIGQTLNAELAGPKAVHSFLYELRAGGMHDAVTSTVVSGSILPLLKDLDFRVLSLIHELPGIIRDMHQETNADTISRLADKIVFPAELVHQRFREIAPVEPEKVLIRHQGLLRRNPYRNRRLEARREILQKHRLPKDSQIVLSIAYADARKGADLFVEIAAQVLPKHPNAVFIWVGHGEPEMMQKVESRINALELQGKVLFVGFDREPMAYYAAASVYALPSREDPFPNVVLEATEAGIPVVAFDETTGAGRYIIEQGGRLADFPDPKDFARKISELLSVTDRTIRHRPGSMRQYALDLLHHLNDFPRVSVIVPNYNYERHIIERLESIRRQTFPIYELVVLDDASTDRSCEVITKYLSEIDIDARLFVNEKNSGSVFRQWCKGIKLCRGEVLWIAEADDLSNDSFLDELVPAFHMPETVLAFSQSKQMNTKGKIIKDHYLEYTREVSDKWGADYTRDGREEIREALCIKNTLPNVSAVLFRRKALDHALNTIGSELFEYQIAGDWLVYLHVMMQGKVCYIQKPLNLHRRHAFSVTGSAAKHRHLQEVRRLQEIAQSLVEPTREARAKSRAYIEYLRKYFGLPDEKQEGLRDDSTYIV
- a CDS encoding ABC transporter ATP-binding protein, which produces MSYSPFVSLFSKKDISLGRGDEPLSETAFNEQDLTPDLKDIAIRATHLSKCYQIYKAPSARLKQFIMPRFQRVVRMRPKQYYRDFWALRNISFEVRRGETVGIVGRNGSGKSTLLQLICGTLTPTSGVCHTSGNIAALLELGTGFNPQFTGLENVFFYGQILGMSYHHINQILPDILSFADIGNFIHQPVKTYSSGMVMRLAFAVSVSREPEIFVVDEALAVGDEAFRRKCFARIEALRERGTTILFVSHAATMVIELCDRALLLDSGELLYDGPPKETITHYHKLIFAPPENISKLHREIRKAAESASIASPDNFPSDSTADTSSEKKEIQPQYVEGLVSQSRIDYDQLGAAIVDPRIETLDEERVNILIAMQEYRYCYQVKFFQNARRIQFGMLIKNISGVEIGGALHPSLFEHIDSVMAGEEFQVSFKFRCQLNPGTYFFNSGIQGLTGVDSKKTYLHRIIDAVMFKVQPYREREATAIVNFDISSITTRNKKLK
- a CDS encoding ABC transporter permease; translated protein: MNPHAAQSATLYALVRSLRDNRKLIFQMTRREVLGRYKESVMGLLWTFLNPLIMLVVYTFVFSVVFKARWGSQGEESQIQFAVVLFAGLIVHGLFAEVINRSPTLILSNVNYVKKVVFPLEILPIVAIGTALFQTLVSLFVLLFVFLMFNGFLHWTVLLTPLVLFPLIIVVSGFSWMLASLGAFLRDVGQPIGIFTTAMLFLSAVFYPVTALPENLQPWIRLNPLAFIIEQVREVLLYGHQPNWIGLGLYVIGAVAFAWVGFAWFQKTRKGFADVV